One window of Nocardia sp. NBC_00508 genomic DNA carries:
- a CDS encoding acyl-CoA dehydrogenase family protein produces the protein MTKPWDTPERRELRSTVRGFVEREILPYLDGWEREGEIPRGLHKKAGALGLLGVQFPESAGGSGGDGVDAMIVCEEMHQAGASGGLFASLFTCGIAVPHIIASGNAEQIERWVQPTLAGAKIGSLAITEPGGGSDVGHLTTTARRDGDHYIVNGAKTYITSGVRADFVVTAVRTGGPGAAGISLLVIDKDTPGFTVSRKLDKMGWLASDTAELSYVDVRVPVENLVGPEDSGFHQIAGAFVSERVGLAVQAYSSAQRCLDLTLEWVRNRETFGRPLISRQAVQNTVTEMARRIDVARVYTRDVVQRSAEGETDLIAEVCFAKNTAVEAGEWVANQAVQLFGGLGYMRESEIERQYRDMRILGIGGGTTEILTGLAAKRLGYQS, from the coding sequence ATGACCAAACCCTGGGACACGCCGGAGCGACGCGAATTGCGTTCCACGGTCCGTGGCTTCGTGGAACGCGAGATCCTGCCCTACCTGGACGGTTGGGAACGCGAGGGGGAGATCCCGCGCGGGTTGCACAAGAAGGCGGGCGCCCTCGGCCTGCTCGGCGTGCAGTTCCCGGAATCCGCGGGCGGCTCGGGCGGCGACGGCGTAGACGCGATGATCGTCTGCGAGGAGATGCATCAGGCCGGTGCGTCCGGTGGGCTGTTCGCCTCGCTGTTCACCTGCGGTATCGCGGTGCCGCACATTATCGCCTCCGGCAACGCCGAGCAGATCGAGCGCTGGGTGCAGCCGACCCTCGCCGGTGCGAAGATCGGTTCGCTCGCGATCACCGAGCCCGGCGGCGGCTCCGACGTCGGGCACCTCACCACCACCGCGCGCCGCGACGGCGACCACTACATCGTCAACGGTGCCAAGACCTACATCACCTCCGGCGTCCGCGCCGACTTCGTGGTCACCGCGGTGCGCACCGGAGGACCGGGAGCGGCGGGCATCTCGCTGCTCGTGATCGACAAGGACACGCCGGGCTTCACGGTCAGCCGCAAGCTGGACAAGATGGGCTGGCTCGCCTCCGACACGGCCGAGCTGTCCTACGTGGACGTCCGGGTGCCGGTGGAGAACCTGGTCGGCCCGGAGGACTCGGGCTTCCACCAGATCGCGGGTGCTTTCGTCAGCGAACGCGTCGGCCTCGCGGTGCAGGCCTATTCGAGCGCGCAGCGCTGCCTGGACCTGACCCTGGAGTGGGTGCGCAACCGCGAGACCTTCGGCCGTCCGCTGATCAGCAGGCAGGCGGTGCAGAACACGGTCACCGAGATGGCGCGGCGCATCGACGTCGCCCGGGTCTACACGCGCGACGTGGTGCAGCGCAGCGCCGAGGGCGAGACCGACCTGATCGCCGAGGTGTGCTTCGCCAAGAACACCGCGGTCGAGGCGGGCGAGTGGGTGGCCAACCAGGCCGTCCAGCTCTTCGGCGGCCTCGGCTACATGCGCGAATCCGAGATCGAGCGCCAGTATCGGGATATGCGCATCCTCGGGATCGGCGGCGGCACCACGGAAATCCTCACCGGACTGGCGGCGAAACGATTGGGGTACCAGTCATGA
- a CDS encoding acyclic terpene utilization AtuA family protein, giving the protein MSMLAADPDVLRIGNCSGFYGDRLSAMREMLDGGQLDVLTGDYLAELTMLILGRDRMKDPSLGYAKTFVKQIEDCLGLALERKVRIVANAGGLNPAGLAEKLRKVAADLGLDAKVAHVEGDDLVARAGDLGFGAPLTANAYLGAWGIVECLNAGADIVVTGRVTDASVIVGPAAAHFGWDRTDYDRLAGAVVAGHVIECGTQATGGNYSFFTELADLGRPGFPIAEIRADGSSVITKHTGTGGAVAVDTVEAQLMYEIQGARYAGPDVTSRLDTIRLDQDGPDRVRISGVTGEAPPPRLKVSLNTLGGFRNEMEFVLTGLDIEAKAQLAQRQLESWLPTRPAELTWTLARLDRPDAETEEQASALLRCVVRDPDPNKVGRAFSNVAVELALASYPGCSFTTLPGNGSPYGVFTPGFVDAAEVPHTAVLPDGTRVDIAPSTDTAELAAVAEPPAPEPLPAGETRRVPLGTIALARSGDKGGDANVGVWVRTDEQWRWLVHTVTVERVKELLPEAASLTVTRHVLPNLRALNFIIEGLLGRGVAYQARFDPQAKGLGEWLRSRHLDIPVELLS; this is encoded by the coding sequence ATGAGTATGCTGGCCGCCGACCCGGACGTGCTCCGGATCGGCAACTGTTCCGGCTTCTACGGTGATCGGCTCAGTGCCATGCGCGAGATGCTCGATGGAGGGCAGCTCGACGTGCTCACCGGCGACTATCTCGCCGAACTGACCATGCTGATCCTCGGCCGCGACCGGATGAAGGACCCGAGCCTCGGCTACGCGAAGACCTTCGTCAAGCAGATCGAGGACTGCCTCGGCCTCGCGCTGGAACGCAAGGTGCGCATCGTCGCGAACGCGGGCGGCCTCAACCCGGCCGGTCTCGCGGAGAAGCTGCGCAAGGTCGCCGCGGATCTCGGACTGGACGCGAAGGTCGCGCACGTCGAGGGGGACGACTTGGTCGCGCGCGCCGGTGACCTCGGCTTCGGTGCACCGCTGACCGCCAATGCCTACCTCGGCGCGTGGGGCATCGTCGAATGCCTGAACGCGGGCGCGGACATCGTGGTCACCGGCCGGGTCACCGACGCGTCGGTGATCGTCGGCCCGGCCGCGGCGCACTTCGGTTGGGACCGAACCGATTACGACCGGCTGGCCGGAGCCGTGGTGGCCGGGCACGTCATCGAGTGCGGTACCCAGGCCACCGGCGGCAACTACTCCTTCTTCACCGAACTCGCCGATCTGGGCAGGCCGGGCTTCCCGATCGCCGAAATCCGCGCCGACGGCAGCAGCGTCATCACCAAGCACACGGGCACCGGCGGCGCGGTGGCCGTCGACACGGTCGAAGCCCAGCTGATGTATGAGATCCAGGGCGCCCGCTACGCCGGACCCGACGTGACGTCCCGCCTGGACACCATCCGGCTCGACCAGGACGGCCCGGACCGGGTGCGGATCAGCGGCGTCACCGGCGAGGCGCCGCCGCCCCGGCTCAAGGTCTCGCTGAACACCCTCGGCGGTTTCCGCAACGAGATGGAGTTCGTGCTCACCGGTCTGGACATCGAGGCGAAAGCCCAACTGGCGCAACGGCAGCTGGAGTCCTGGTTGCCGACCCGGCCCGCCGAGCTGACCTGGACTCTGGCCCGCCTGGACCGGCCGGACGCCGAGACCGAGGAGCAGGCCAGCGCGCTGCTGCGTTGCGTGGTCCGCGACCCCGATCCGAACAAGGTCGGGCGCGCGTTCTCCAACGTGGCAGTGGAGCTGGCATTGGCCAGCTATCCGGGATGCAGCTTTACGACCTTGCCGGGCAATGGATCTCCGTACGGCGTGTTCACGCCGGGGTTCGTCGACGCCGCCGAGGTGCCACACACGGCGGTGCTGCCGGACGGCACCCGTGTGGATATCGCGCCGTCCACCGACACAGCTGAACTCGCCGCGGTCGCCGAGCCGCCCGCGCCCGAGCCGCTGCCTGCCGGGGAGACCCGCCGCGTGCCGCTGGGCACGATCGCGCTGGCCCGCAGCGGCGACAAAGGCGGCGACGCGAACGTCGGCGTGTGGGTGCGCACCGACGAGCAATGGCGCTGGCTGGTGCACACAGTTACCGTGGAGCGAGTCAAAGAGCTGCTTCCGGAGGCGGCTTCGCTCACCGTCACCCGGCATGTCCTGCCCAATCTGCGGGCGCTGAACTTCATCATCGAAGGTTTGCTCGGTCGAGGCGTGGCCTACCAGGCCCGCTTCGATCCGCAGGCCAAGGGACTCGGCGAATGGCTGCGGTCCCGTCACCTCGACATTCCAGTGGAGTTGCTGTCATGA
- a CDS encoding adenylate/guanylate cyclase domain-containing protein — MVIPLEPSEEFESSRRSGGSRRGQLSALMSAANQRADLIGVLRKAREQLPGDPAFGDPLSVSGPGGARAVARAADKLVGDAPSAAREIGFGALQVWQAMLERVGRGKGSQEVTVMFTDLVAFSRWSLSAGDEATLELLREVAKAIEPPIAERGGQVVKRMGDGVMAVFPSADRAVRAAVTARRTLTEVQVRGYRPRMRIGLHTGSPREIGGDWLGVDVTIAARVMEAGGNGNTMLSEATLQALRPETLDELGFEVKPYRRSLFAAPLNGVPDDLRIFRLSKS, encoded by the coding sequence ATGGTCATTCCGTTGGAGCCGTCCGAGGAGTTCGAGTCTTCCCGCCGTTCCGGCGGATCGCGTCGTGGCCAGCTGTCCGCGCTGATGAGCGCGGCAAATCAGCGGGCCGATCTGATCGGTGTGCTGCGCAAGGCTCGCGAGCAGCTGCCCGGTGATCCTGCATTCGGTGACCCCCTGTCGGTTTCGGGGCCGGGCGGTGCGCGCGCGGTCGCACGGGCAGCGGACAAACTGGTCGGCGACGCGCCGAGCGCGGCCAGGGAAATCGGCTTCGGCGCCTTGCAGGTCTGGCAGGCGATGTTGGAGCGGGTGGGGCGCGGAAAAGGTAGCCAAGAGGTAACTGTTATGTTCACCGATCTGGTGGCGTTCTCCCGATGGTCGCTGTCGGCGGGTGACGAGGCCACCCTCGAACTGCTGCGTGAGGTGGCCAAGGCCATCGAGCCGCCGATCGCCGAGCGCGGCGGGCAGGTGGTCAAGCGCATGGGTGACGGCGTGATGGCGGTCTTCCCCTCGGCCGACCGCGCCGTGCGCGCCGCGGTGACCGCCAGGCGCACTCTGACCGAGGTGCAGGTGCGCGGCTATCGCCCGCGGATGCGAATCGGTTTGCACACCGGTTCGCCGCGTGAGATCGGCGGCGACTGGCTCGGCGTGGACGTGACGATCGCGGCCCGGGTCATGGAGGCCGGCGGCAACGGGAACACCATGCTGTCGGAGGCGACGCTGCAGGCGCTGCGGCCGGAGACGCTGGACGAGCTCGGCTTCGAAGTCAAGCCGTATCGCCGCAGCCTTTTCGCGGCGCCGCTCAATGGGGTCCCGGACGACCTGCGAATCTTCCGTCTCTCGAAGAGCTAG
- a CDS encoding ABC transporter permease: MGVLAAERIKLTSTRSPWWCSAIVVALALGMAALLAWVARTTYGEDGAIDLTVSTAVAGISGFGVMVLMIMATLTVTSEYRFGIIRTTFQATPHRDRVILTKAGLVGVYGALLTTVLVFLAYLVAKALGGPDAGASLTLSSAEDWREVYGIPVYAFLCIVLAVGVGVLVRQSAAAISLIVLWPLLIEGLLGAFGSFGRNVTPFLPFANASHFFSTAPSPANWHWGPWGSLLYFTGFVVIVFGAALVSVNQRDA; encoded by the coding sequence ATGGGCGTGCTGGCAGCGGAACGAATCAAGCTCACCTCGACCAGGTCGCCCTGGTGGTGCTCGGCCATCGTCGTGGCCCTCGCGCTCGGCATGGCGGCCCTGCTCGCCTGGGTGGCGCGGACGACCTACGGCGAGGATGGCGCGATCGACCTGACTGTCTCCACCGCGGTAGCCGGAATCAGCGGCTTCGGCGTGATGGTTCTGATGATCATGGCGACCCTGACCGTGACCAGCGAATATCGCTTCGGCATCATCCGGACGACGTTCCAGGCCACCCCGCATCGTGACCGTGTCATCCTCACCAAGGCGGGGTTGGTCGGCGTGTACGGCGCGCTGCTGACCACCGTGCTGGTGTTTCTCGCCTACCTGGTGGCCAAGGCGCTCGGCGGCCCGGACGCGGGCGCGAGCCTGACTCTGTCCAGTGCGGAGGACTGGCGCGAGGTCTACGGCATCCCGGTCTACGCGTTCCTGTGCATCGTCCTCGCGGTCGGCGTCGGCGTGCTGGTGCGACAGTCCGCCGCCGCGATCTCGCTGATCGTGCTGTGGCCGCTGCTCATCGAGGGCCTGCTCGGCGCGTTCGGCAGCTTCGGCCGCAACGTCACCCCGTTCCTGCCGTTCGCGAACGCGAGCCACTTCTTCAGCACGGCCCCGTCCCCTGCCAATTGGCACTGGGGGCCCTGGGGGAGCCTGCTGTACTTCACCGGCTTCGTCGTGATCGTCTTCGGCGCGGCTCTGGTCTCGGTGAACCAGCGCGACGCCTAG